The following proteins come from a genomic window of Motilibacter peucedani:
- a CDS encoding class I SAM-dependent methyltransferase, with amino-acid sequence MTNPSTSSTDRTPDAAEWDERYSAAERVWSGEPNGALVAEVSDLAPGRALDVGCGEGADAVWLARRGWQVTALDVSGIALERARRHAEEAGVEVEWVHAGLVEAGLPAGGFELVSAQYAVLLKTPGAVAERALADLVAPGGTLLVVHHDIEHSHDHGHGHDGGFDPELYALPADVAGVLGEEWVVEVDERRPRVVSGGSGAHHVQDLVLRARRRA; translated from the coding sequence ATGACGAACCCCAGCACCAGCAGCACGGACCGGACCCCCGACGCCGCCGAGTGGGACGAGCGCTACAGCGCGGCCGAGCGCGTGTGGAGCGGCGAGCCCAACGGCGCCCTCGTCGCCGAGGTCTCCGACCTCGCGCCGGGACGCGCGCTCGACGTCGGCTGCGGCGAGGGAGCCGACGCGGTCTGGCTGGCCCGCCGCGGCTGGCAGGTCACCGCGCTCGACGTCTCGGGCATCGCCCTCGAGCGCGCCCGCCGCCACGCCGAGGAGGCCGGCGTCGAGGTCGAGTGGGTCCACGCCGGCCTGGTCGAGGCGGGCCTCCCGGCGGGCGGGTTCGAGCTGGTGTCGGCGCAGTACGCGGTGCTGCTCAAGACCCCTGGCGCCGTCGCCGAGCGCGCGCTGGCCGACCTCGTCGCGCCGGGCGGCACCCTGCTCGTCGTGCACCACGACATCGAGCACTCCCACGACCACGGGCACGGGCACGACGGCGGGTTCGACCCCGAGCTGTACGCGCTGCCCGCCGACGTCGCGGGCGTGCTGGGCGAGGAGTGGGTGGTCGAGGTCGACGAGCGCCGCCCGCGGGTGGTCTCGGGGGGCTCCGGCGCGCACCACGTGCAGGACCTCGTGCTGCGGGCCCGTCGACGCGCCTAG
- the murG gene encoding undecaprenyldiphospho-muramoylpentapeptide beta-N-acetylglucosaminyltransferase has translation MHVVLAGGGTAGHVEPALALADALRRADPAVGITALGTSRGLEARLVPERGYDLALIPPVPVPRRPSPELLRLPLRVVSAVRETSAVLSRVGADVVVGFGGYVSAPAYLAGRRHGVPLVVHEANVRPGLANRLGARLTPHVASAWPASPLHGATYVGMPLRRSVSTLDRAARRAEARAHFGLDPDLPCLLVFGGSQGARTLNEAASGASAALGAAGVQVLHGVGRGKSVEVASPAPYVVRDYLDRMDLAYAAADLALCRSGASTCSELAAVGLPAVYVPFPHGNGEQRLNAQPVVEAGGGLLVDDATCTAEWVAANLAPLAADAARLATMSAAAARFGRRDADDRLAAMVLAAAAPAHRAGGRS, from the coding sequence ATGCACGTCGTCCTCGCCGGCGGTGGCACCGCTGGCCACGTCGAGCCCGCCCTCGCGCTCGCCGACGCCCTGCGCCGGGCCGACCCGGCCGTCGGCATCACGGCGCTGGGCACCAGCCGGGGGCTCGAGGCCCGGCTGGTGCCCGAGCGGGGCTACGACCTGGCGCTCATCCCGCCGGTGCCCGTGCCCCGCCGGCCGTCGCCCGAGCTGCTCCGCCTGCCGCTGCGCGTCGTCTCGGCGGTGCGCGAGACCTCAGCAGTCCTCTCCCGCGTCGGCGCCGACGTGGTGGTGGGTTTCGGCGGCTACGTCTCAGCTCCCGCCTATCTGGCGGGACGACGCCACGGCGTGCCCCTCGTGGTCCACGAGGCGAACGTGCGACCGGGGCTCGCCAACCGCCTCGGCGCCCGGCTGACACCGCACGTGGCGAGCGCCTGGCCCGCCAGCCCCCTGCACGGCGCCACCTACGTCGGCATGCCCCTGCGGCGCTCGGTCTCGACGCTCGACCGCGCCGCCCGCCGGGCCGAGGCGCGGGCCCACTTCGGTCTCGACCCCGACCTGCCCTGCCTGCTGGTCTTCGGTGGTTCGCAGGGCGCGCGCACGCTCAACGAGGCGGCGTCCGGTGCCTCCGCCGCCCTCGGGGCAGCGGGCGTGCAGGTGCTGCACGGCGTCGGCCGCGGCAAGTCGGTCGAGGTGGCGTCACCGGCGCCCTACGTCGTGCGTGACTACCTCGACCGCATGGACCTCGCCTACGCCGCGGCCGACCTGGCCCTGTGCCGCTCGGGCGCCAGCACGTGCTCCGAGCTGGCCGCGGTCGGCCTGCCGGCGGTCTACGTCCCCTTCCCGCACGGCAACGGCGAGCAGCGGCTCAACGCCCAGCCCGTCGTCGAGGCGGGCGGCGGCCTGCTGGTCGACGACGCGACGTGCACGGCTGAGTGGGTCGCCGCGAACCTCGCCCCGCTGGCCGCCGACGCCGCCCGGCTGGCCACGATGTCTGCAGCGGCCGCGCGGTTCGGGCGTCGCGACGCCGACGACCGGCTGGCGGCCATGGTGCTCGCCGCCGCCGCACCAGCCCACCGAGCAGGAGGACGATCGTGA
- the ftsW gene encoding putative lipid II flippase FtsW codes for MSVAAADRPRRTARGSAVTRQLRALLDRPNAPYLIILGSAGLLVVLGLVMVLSASSVESYRTTGSSFSYWRKQAVFFAIGVPVLFFCSRLPVKVWRALAYPALIFSGVMLALVQVAGDAAVNGNRNWITVGGVQIQPSEAAKLALVLWGADLLARKHALLDQWKHLLVPLLPVSGCILLFVLLGNDLGTALVLMMLVLSLLFFAGAPFRLFVAVLGAGGVMAAMLASTKSNRVARLTSWLSPSADQAGYAYQALHGRLALGTGGFLGVGLGASREKWGTLPEAHNDFIFAIIGEELGLLGSLVVVSLFGALCYGGYQVALRSSGRFEHLAAAAVTTWLAAQTVINIGAVIGLMPVIGLPLPLVSAGGSALLSTMAAIGLLLSLARSNARAERAAAV; via the coding sequence ATGAGCGTCGCTGCCGCCGACCGACCCCGCCGCACAGCCCGCGGCAGCGCGGTCACCCGCCAGCTGCGCGCCCTGCTCGACAGGCCCAACGCGCCCTACCTGATCATCCTCGGCAGCGCCGGGCTGCTGGTCGTGCTCGGCCTGGTGATGGTGCTCTCGGCCTCGAGCGTCGAGTCCTACCGCACCACCGGCTCGTCGTTCTCCTACTGGCGCAAGCAGGCGGTGTTCTTCGCGATCGGCGTGCCGGTCCTGTTCTTCTGCTCCCGGCTGCCGGTCAAGGTGTGGCGGGCGCTGGCCTACCCGGCGCTGATCTTCTCGGGCGTGATGCTCGCCCTCGTGCAGGTCGCGGGCGACGCCGCCGTCAACGGCAACCGCAACTGGATCACCGTGGGCGGCGTGCAGATCCAGCCCAGCGAGGCGGCCAAGCTGGCGCTCGTGCTCTGGGGCGCCGACCTGCTGGCGCGCAAGCACGCGCTGCTCGACCAGTGGAAGCACCTGCTCGTGCCGCTGCTGCCGGTCAGCGGCTGCATCCTGCTGTTCGTCCTGCTGGGCAACGACCTCGGCACGGCGCTCGTGCTGATGATGCTCGTGCTCTCGCTGCTGTTCTTCGCCGGTGCGCCCTTCCGGCTGTTCGTCGCCGTGCTCGGTGCGGGCGGGGTCATGGCCGCGATGCTCGCCTCGACCAAGAGCAACCGCGTGGCCCGCCTGACCAGCTGGCTGTCGCCGAGCGCCGACCAGGCCGGATACGCCTACCAGGCGCTGCACGGCCGGCTCGCCCTCGGCACGGGGGGCTTCCTCGGCGTGGGGCTGGGCGCGTCCCGCGAGAAGTGGGGCACCCTGCCCGAGGCCCACAACGACTTCATCTTCGCGATCATCGGCGAGGAGCTCGGCCTGCTGGGCAGCCTGGTGGTCGTCTCGCTGTTCGGCGCCCTCTGCTACGGCGGCTACCAGGTCGCGCTGCGCTCGAGCGGTCGCTTCGAGCACCTGGCGGCAGCCGCGGTCACCACGTGGCTGGCGGCCCAGACGGTCATCAACATCGGCGCCGTCATCGGGCTCATGCCGGTCATCGGGCTGCCCCTGCCGCTGGTCTCGGCGGGCGGCTCGGCGCTGCTCTCGACGATGGCGGCGATCGGCCTCCTGCTCAGCCTCGCCCGCAGCAACGCGCGCGCCGAGCGCGCCGCCGCGGTCTGA